The Haloprofundus salinisoli region TACGAGGACAACGCCGCCGTCATCATCGACGAGAACGGCGAGCCTCGCGGGACCGAGATCAAAGGTCCCATCGCGCGGGAAGTCGCCGAGCGCTTCGGGAGCATCGCATCCACGGCTACGATGATCGTATAGTATGAGCAAGCAACCACGCAAACAGCGAATCCAGAACCGCGACGCGCCGCTGCACGAGCGACACGAGCAGGTCCGCGCGACGCTGTCGGACGACCTCCGCGAGGAGTACGGCCGACGCAACGTTCGCGTGAACGCGGGCGACACCGTCGAGGTGCTCCGCGGCGACGACGCCGGAACGACCGGCGAAGTCGTCGACGTCGACCTCAAACGCGAGGTCATCACCGTCGAGGGCGTCGTCGTCGAGAAGGCCGACGGGGAAGAAGTCCCGCGGCCGGTCGACACCTCGAACGTCCGCGTGACCGAACTGGTCCTCGAAGACGAGCGCCGCCAAGCGCGTCTGGAGGGTGACGAATGACGAAGCATCAGAAGCGACTCTCGGTCCCGAACTCGTGGCCGGTCGAACGGAAAGAACAGGTCTGGACGGTCAAAGCCGGTGCCGGTCCGCACGGTGGGCAGGGCGTTCCGCTGCTCATCCTCCTGCGGGACGTGCTCGGCTACGTCAACACGAAGAAGGAAGCGCGCTACGCGCTCAACGAGGGAACCGTCCTCGTCAACGGCGACAACGTCTCCGACGAGCGCCGTCCCATCGGGCTGTTCGACATCCTGGCGTTCACCGCCCGAGACGAGTACTACCGCGTCTTCCCCGACGAGGGTGGTCGCCTCGCGCTGACCGCCATCGACGAGGACGCCGCGTCGAGCCGCCTTGGCAAGATCGTCGGCAAGCGGCAGGTCGCCGGCGGCGCGTTCCAGCTGACGCTGCACGACGGCACGAACGTCCACCTCGAGGACGCTGCCGAGTACAGCAGCGGCGACTCGGTCGTCGTCGACAACGAGACGAAGGAGATCGTCGCGCACTTCCCGTACGAGGAAGGCGCGCTCGTGACAGCCGTCGCCGGCGCGCACTCCGGCGAAATCGGTACCATCTCGGATATCACTGTCACGCTCGGTAGCGGCGACAACACCGTCGCCGTCGAGCAGGAAGACGGCGAGAGCTTCGAGACGGTCGCCGACTACGTCGTCGTCATCGACGAGAACTTCACCGGCGGCGAACCGGAGATCACCACCGGAGGTGACGACGAATGAGCGAGTCCGTCCACGAGATGCGCCAGGCGCGCATCGAGAAGGTCGTCGTCCACATGGGCATCGGCCAGGGTGGCCGCGAACTCGCCAACGCCGAGGACATCATCGAGGCCGTCACCGGCCAAGAGAGCGTCCGCACCACGTCCAAGCGCGCCGGACAGGACTTCGGCGTCCGCATCGGCACGCCGGTCGGCGCGAAGGTGACCCTGCGCGGCGAGACGGCCCGCGAGTTCCTCGAGACGGCGCTGCCGCTGGCAGACCTCTCGGCGAGCAACTTCGACGACACGGGCAACTTCAGCTTCGGCGTCGAGGAACACACGGAGTTCCCGAGCCAGGAGTACGACCCCGAAATCGGCATCTACGGGCTGGACGTGACGGTCAACCTCGTCCGCCCCGGCTACCGTGTCGCAAAGCGAGACAAGGTGACGCGGAGCATCCCCGCTAATCACCGACTGACCCCCGAGGACGCCATTTCGTTCCTCGAGGAGTCGTTCGACGTTGAGGTTGAACAATGAGCGAAAGTGAAACAGACGTGACGGGCGAACACGCCACGCAGCGCACCGGCCAGCGCCACGAGTGCCGCCGATGCGGTCGCAAACAGGCGCTCGTCGGCAAGTACGACATCAACCTCTGCCGGCAGTGCTTCCGCGAGATCGCCCGCGAGATGGGATTCAAGAAGTATCGATAACAATGGCTGACAACGACCCACTCAGCAGCGCGCTCTCCGGCGTGGACAACGCCGAGAGCGTCGGGCATCTGTCCCACGAGGTACAACCCGCCTCGAACATCATCGGCTCGGTCCTCGAGGTCTTCTACGACCGCGGGTACATCGACGGCTTCGATTTCGTCGACGACGGCAGAGCCGGTCGGTTCGAGGTCGAACTGAAAGGCGCTATCAACCACTGTGGCGCAGTCAAGCCCCGCTACTCGGCGGGTGCCGGCGAATTCGAGAAATGGGAGAAGCGATTCCTCCCCGCCCGTGACTACGGGGCGCTCATCGTCACGACGAGCCACGGCGTCATGAGCCACTACGAGGCCCGCGAACAGGGCATCGGTGGACAAGTAATCGCATACGTCTACTAATATGAGTCGAGTCGAAATCGAAATTCCAGACGACGCCTCCGCCGAGGTAGACCACCTCGACCTCACCGTCGAGGGACCGAACGGGTCCGTCACGCGACGGCTCTGGTATCCGGACGTCTCCGTCAGTGTCGACGACGACCGCGTGGTCGTCGAAAGCGACACCGAGAACGCGAAGACCAACGCGACCATCGGAACGTTCGAGAGCCACATCCGAAACATGCTCTACGGCGTCACCGACGGTTGGGAGTACCGGATGGAGGTCTACTACGCTCACTTCCCGATGCAGGTCAGCGTCGAGGGTGACGAAGTGGTCATCGAGAACTTCCTCGGTGAGAAGGCACCGCGCCGCGCGCAGATTCGCGGCGACACAGAGGTACAGATCGACGGCGAGGAGGTCATCCTGACCGGCTCCGACAAGGAAGCCGTCGGGCAGACCGCCGCGTCCATCGAACAGCTGACGCGCGTCACCGACAAGGACACTCGCGTGTTCCAAGACGGCGTCTACATCACCGAGAAGCCGCAGGCAGGTGGTGCATAAATGGCCGACGACGAACCAGAGACGCTCGAAGAGATCAGCGGCGTCGGACCGAGCAAGGCAGACGCGCTGCAGGAAGCCGGCTACGAGTCCGTCGAGGACGTGAAGGCGGCGAGCCAGTCGGAACTCGCCGACGTCGAAGGCATCGGCAACGCGCTGGCGGCCCGCATCAAAGCGGACGTCGGCGGACTCGAAGTCTCCGAGGAGACCGAGGCCGAAGTCGAAGACGAGCGCGAGCCCGAAGCCGAGGAAGCAGACGAGGACGTCGAGACGGAGCTCCGTCCCCGCGGCCACGTCGACAAGACGCCCAACCTCGACGACGAGACGGCGCGCGCACTCGGGCAGAAGCACCGCGAGGGCATGCCCGCGTTCCGCCGCCAGAAGTACCACGCGAAGAAACGAGTCCCCGAGTCGTGGCGCAAGCCGCGCGGCGGACTCTCCAAGCAGCGACGCGGCATCAAGGGCAAGGGCCCGATGGTCGAATCGGGTTACCGCACGCCGAAGGCCGCCCGCGGTCTGCACCCGAGCGGCTTCGAGGAAGTGCACGTTCACAACGTAGACGACCTCGAAGGCGTCGACGGCGACACGCAGGCCGTCCGCATCGCCAGCAAAGTCGGCGCTCGCAAGCGCGAGCGCATCGAGGACGTCTGTGAGGACCGCGAGATTCGCGTCCTCAACCCGACCTACGTCGAAGTGGAGGTCGACCAATGACGAACCTGAGCGCACAACGACGCATGGCCGCCGACGTCCTCGACGTCGGAAAGAGCCGCGTCTGGTTCGACCCTGACGAACAGAGCGAGATCGCCGAAGCCATCACGCGCGAGGACATCCGTGACCTCGTCGACAGTGGCACCATCCGCGCGAAGGACGCCAAGTCCAACTCGCGCGGCCGCGCCCGCGAGCGGCAGGCTAAACGCGACTACGGCCACCGCAGCGGCCCCGGCACCCGCAAAGGGAAAGCCGGCGCGCGACGCGACTCGAAAGACGAGTGGATGAGCCGGATTCGCGCCCAGCGAGCCCGACTCAAGGAACTGCGCGACGACGGTCCGCTGAACCGAACCCAGTACCGCGAGCTGTACAACAAGGCAAGCGGTGGCGAGTTCGTCAGCGTCGACCGCCTCGAAGCGTACGCACGGAACAACTACGATATCGAACTGGAGGACCAATAGATGGCGACAGGACCACGATACAAGGTACCGATGCGACGCCGTCGAGAGGTCCGGACAGACTACCATCAGCGGTTGCGCCTGTTGAAATCCGGCAAGCCGCGGCTCGTAGCCCGCGTCAGCAACAAGCACGTCAGGGCGCAGCTGGTAACCCCCGGACCCGACGGTGACAACACACACGCCGCCGCTTCCTCCGAGGATCTCGCCGAGTACGGCTGGGAAGCCCCCACGGGCAACCTCCCGAGCGCGTACTTGACGGGCTACCTCGCGGGCAAGCGAGCGGTCGAGGCGGGCCTCGAAGAGGCCGTCCTCGACATCGGCCTGAACACGGCGACGCCCGGCAACAAGGTGTTCGCCGTTCAGGAAGGAGCGATAGACGCTGGCCTCGACATCCCGCACAACGAGAGCGTGCTGGCCGACTGGTCGCGTAACCGCGGCGAGCACATCGCCGAGTACGCGGAACAGCTCGACGAGCCGCTGTACGGCGGGGAGTTCGACGCCACGAAACTACCCGAGCACTTCGACGACGTGCTCGAACAACTACAGGACGACGAATGAGCAGAAACAACAACGGCTGGGAGCCGCGAACGCGCCTCGGCCGCATGGTCCAGAACGACGACGTCACGTCGATGGAGCAGGCGCTCGACACGGGCCTGCCGCTGAAAGAGCCCGAGATCGTCGACCAGCTCCTCCCCGGACTGGACGACGACGTGCTCGACATCAACATGGTCCAGCGGATGACCGACTCCGGCCGCCGGGTGAAGTTCCGGTGTGTCGTCGCCGTCGGCAACCGCGACGGGTTCCTCGGCTACGCCGAGGCCCGCGACGACCAGGTCGGCTCGGCGATTCAGAAGGCCATCGACGTCGCAAAGCTGAACATCATCAAAGTCGACCGAGGCTCCGGTTCGTGGGAGGACCGCGCGGGCGGGACCCACTCTCTGACCCGGAAAGCCGAAGGGAAGGCCGGGTCGGTGACCGTCGAGGTCATCCCCGCGCCGATGGGTCTCGGCCTCGCGGCCGCACCCACCGTCCGCAGCATCCTCGAACTCGCCGGTATCCAGGACGCGTGGACGAAGTCCGACGGCAACACCCGGACGACGGTCAACCTCGCGAAAGCGACGTACAACGCGCTGAAGAACGCCTCGCAGTCGCGGACGCCGCGACACGCTCGTGAAGTCCAGCAAGAGGTGAGCGAGTGATGCGCGCGGTCGTTCAACTCCGCGGTGACGTCAACATGAGCGGTGCGGTGCACGACACGCTGAAGATGCTCAACATCCACGGCGTCAACCACTGCGCGTTCGTCCCCGAGACGGACACCTACCGCGGCATGGTGACGAAAGTCAACGAGTACGTCGCTCACGGCGAACCGAGCGCGGAGGTCGTCGAGACGCTCCTGCGCAAGCGCGCGGAGCCGCTCGAAGGCGACGCCGACGTCGACGACGACTACCTCGCCGAGAACACCGACTACGACGACGTCGGCGCGCTCGCGGAGGCGCTCGTGAACGAGGAGACGACGCTGCGCGAGCAGGGTCTCTCCCCGTCACTGCGACTCCACCCGCCGCGCGGCGGGCACAGGGGGCTCAAGCACCCGACCAGCGAGGGCGGTCAGCTCGGCAAGCACGAGTCCGAGAACATCGACGAACTGCTGGAGGCGATGCGATAATGACATCCAAGAAACGTCGACAGCGCGGGTCCCGAACCCACGGCGGCGGCACGCACAAGAACCGGCGCGGTGCCGGTCACCGCGGCGGCCGCGGCCGCGCGGGACGCGCGAAACACGAGTTCCACAACTACGAACCGCTCGGCAAACACGGCTTCACCCGCCCGGAAGACGCGCAACTCGACGTCGTCGAGGTGCGTCTGCAGAAACTCGACGAGGACGCCGCGCTCTACGCCGCGGACGGCCTCGCCGAGGAGGAGGGTGACGGCTACCGCCTCGACGCCCGCGAGGTCGTCGACGCGCGAAGCGACACCGACGTCGTGAAAGTGCTCGGCGGCGGGCAGGTCCGCAACGAACTGCACGTCGTCGCCGACGCGTTCACGTCGACGGCCGTCGAGGACCTCGAAGAGAACGGCGGCAGCGCCGAACTCTCCGAGTACGGCGAACACCTCCTCGAAGAGGCCGAAGCGGCCGAAGAAGACGAAGACGCCGAAGACGACGAGTAAAGTCGTCTCGGACGCGCGGTATCTCTCTTTGTTTTACGTCGCGAGCGGACGCGCCGCTTCGGCTCACCGCCGAGAGCAACAGTCAAACGGCTGGCACCCCGACGTATCCACGTGACCGAGACGACGGAGCAGTCGGAGGCGGAGGAGACACCGCGCGGACGACCGTGTCCGTTCTGCGGCGCGTCGATGCAGCACCGCCACTGCAAGTACGTCTGTCCGACCCACGGCGTCGTCTACGACTGCAGCGACACGTTCTGGTAACGTCGGGGCCGGCGGTCCTCACCCGCGAGTGACGGACCGTCGTCCGTTCTGTAACGTGTATTGTTACTAACGATTATGGGCCTGCTCTCCCTAAGAATGCGTAGCTCATGCGCTGTTGTGACCCGAGTAGACGATGGAGAGGGCGACCGCAGGGTGCGTCCTCATGGTGAGAGACGAGCAAGTCGCTCGGAGCAAGGAGATACAACAGCGGACCGGGAAGACGTTTCACTTCGCGACGCGGCTCCTCCCCCGGCGGGTCCGTCACCCGACGTACGTCCTCTACGCCTTCTTTCGACTGGCCGACGAGGTCGTCGACGACGCCGGCGACGCGACGCCGGAAGAACAGCGGGTCGAACTCGAACGGCTACGCGCCGCGGCACTCGGCGAGACCGAGACCGGCAACCCCGTGCTGTCGGCGTTCTCGAAGATGCGCGAACGGCACGGCATCGAAGAGGCGGACGTGGACGCGTTCGTAGACGCCATGCTGACCGACATCACGAAGAGTCGCTACGAGACGTACGCCGAACTGGCGGCGTACATAGACGGATCGGCGGCGGCCGTCGGCCGA contains the following coding sequences:
- a CDS encoding 30S ribosomal protein S8 — translated: MADNDPLSSALSGVDNAESVGHLSHEVQPASNIIGSVLEVFYDRGYIDGFDFVDDGRAGRFEVELKGAINHCGAVKPRYSAGAGEFEKWEKRFLPARDYGALIVTTSHGVMSHYEAREQGIGGQVIAYVY
- a CDS encoding 30S ribosomal protein S14; translated protein: MSESETDVTGEHATQRTGQRHECRRCGRKQALVGKYDINLCRQCFREIAREMGFKKYR
- a CDS encoding 30S ribosomal protein S5, producing the protein MSRNNNGWEPRTRLGRMVQNDDVTSMEQALDTGLPLKEPEIVDQLLPGLDDDVLDINMVQRMTDSGRRVKFRCVVAVGNRDGFLGYAEARDDQVGSAIQKAIDVAKLNIIKVDRGSGSWEDRAGGTHSLTRKAEGKAGSVTVEVIPAPMGLGLAAAPTVRSILELAGIQDAWTKSDGNTRTTVNLAKATYNALKNASQSRTPRHAREVQQEVSE
- a CDS encoding 50S ribosomal protein L30 encodes the protein MRAVVQLRGDVNMSGAVHDTLKMLNIHGVNHCAFVPETDTYRGMVTKVNEYVAHGEPSAEVVETLLRKRAEPLEGDADVDDDYLAENTDYDDVGALAEALVNEETTLREQGLSPSLRLHPPRGGHRGLKHPTSEGGQLGKHESENIDELLEAMR
- a CDS encoding 50S ribosomal protein L6: MSRVEIEIPDDASAEVDHLDLTVEGPNGSVTRRLWYPDVSVSVDDDRVVVESDTENAKTNATIGTFESHIRNMLYGVTDGWEYRMEVYYAHFPMQVSVEGDEVVIENFLGEKAPRRAQIRGDTEVQIDGEEVILTGSDKEAVGQTAASIEQLTRVTDKDTRVFQDGVYITEKPQAGGA
- a CDS encoding 50S ribosomal protein L19e, whose protein sequence is MTNLSAQRRMAADVLDVGKSRVWFDPDEQSEIAEAITREDIRDLVDSGTIRAKDAKSNSRGRARERQAKRDYGHRSGPGTRKGKAGARRDSKDEWMSRIRAQRARLKELRDDGPLNRTQYRELYNKASGGEFVSVDRLEAYARNNYDIELEDQ
- a CDS encoding HVO_2523 family zinc finger protein — translated: MTETTEQSEAEETPRGRPCPFCGASMQHRHCKYVCPTHGVVYDCSDTFW
- the rplX gene encoding 50S ribosomal protein L24 → MSKQPRKQRIQNRDAPLHERHEQVRATLSDDLREEYGRRNVRVNAGDTVEVLRGDDAGTTGEVVDVDLKREVITVEGVVVEKADGEEVPRPVDTSNVRVTELVLEDERRQARLEGDE
- a CDS encoding uL15m family ribosomal protein, which encodes MTSKKRRQRGSRTHGGGTHKNRRGAGHRGGRGRAGRAKHEFHNYEPLGKHGFTRPEDAQLDVVEVRLQKLDEDAALYAADGLAEEEGDGYRLDAREVVDARSDTDVVKVLGGGQVRNELHVVADAFTSTAVEDLEENGGSAELSEYGEHLLEEAEAAEEDEDAEDDE
- a CDS encoding 50S ribosomal protein L32e, which gives rise to MADDEPETLEEISGVGPSKADALQEAGYESVEDVKAASQSELADVEGIGNALAARIKADVGGLEVSEETEAEVEDEREPEAEEADEDVETELRPRGHVDKTPNLDDETARALGQKHREGMPAFRRQKYHAKKRVPESWRKPRGGLSKQRRGIKGKGPMVESGYRTPKAARGLHPSGFEEVHVHNVDDLEGVDGDTQAVRIASKVGARKRERIEDVCEDREIRVLNPTYVEVEVDQ
- a CDS encoding 30S ribosomal protein S4e is translated as MTKHQKRLSVPNSWPVERKEQVWTVKAGAGPHGGQGVPLLILLRDVLGYVNTKKEARYALNEGTVLVNGDNVSDERRPIGLFDILAFTARDEYYRVFPDEGGRLALTAIDEDAASSRLGKIVGKRQVAGGAFQLTLHDGTNVHLEDAAEYSSGDSVVVDNETKEIVAHFPYEEGALVTAVAGAHSGEIGTISDITVTLGSGDNTVAVEQEDGESFETVADYVVVIDENFTGGEPEITTGGDDE
- a CDS encoding 50S ribosomal protein L5; translation: MSESVHEMRQARIEKVVVHMGIGQGGRELANAEDIIEAVTGQESVRTTSKRAGQDFGVRIGTPVGAKVTLRGETAREFLETALPLADLSASNFDDTGNFSFGVEEHTEFPSQEYDPEIGIYGLDVTVNLVRPGYRVAKRDKVTRSIPANHRLTPEDAISFLEESFDVEVEQ
- a CDS encoding 50S ribosomal protein L18 produces the protein MATGPRYKVPMRRRREVRTDYHQRLRLLKSGKPRLVARVSNKHVRAQLVTPGPDGDNTHAAASSEDLAEYGWEAPTGNLPSAYLTGYLAGKRAVEAGLEEAVLDIGLNTATPGNKVFAVQEGAIDAGLDIPHNESVLADWSRNRGEHIAEYAEQLDEPLYGGEFDATKLPEHFDDVLEQLQDDE